The genomic region CATCTCAGGGGCGAGTATGTGTTCGCGGGAAAAAGCGGAGACATGCTTCACAAGGCGGAGACGAAGTGGCCGCTCAGGCGCGCCTGGCGAAAAGCCGGGCTACGCGAGGTCGGCTGGCACATGCTTCGCCACACGTTCGCTTCGCATCTCGCCATGAAGGGAGTGCCGCTCAAGGCCATTCAGGAACTGCTTGGCCACGCGGACATTCACATGACGATGCGGTATGCGCACATGAGTCCCGACACGAAGCGGGACGCCGTGCAGCTTCTCGACGAACCTCAGGTTCGTCCGGAAGAAAGTTACGGCACACTGACGGCACATGACGGTTCATCACGCGCCGCGGCGCTCAAAAGCGCAATAAATACAGATAGTTAAATGGTGGAGGCGCCGGGAATTGAACCCGGGTCCGAGAATCCTGTTGTCAGCGGCTACCACGTGCGTCCTGACCTGTTGTGGTTCTCGGCGCCTGGTGTTGGCCGGTCATCCGCCCACCCTGCGCCATGCCCCGGTTGCTTTTAGCCATTGGAAGCCGAGGTGCCTCCCGCAGGCGAGTCCGTATTCATGTCACCCCGGGGCGGGCTTCGGACGGGCCTTCCCCGGAGAACTCGCGGTTTAAATTAGGCCGCGAGAGCCATGTCGTAATCAGCGTCGATTACAGTGTTGCCTCTTGTTAACGCGGCCGAAGGCTCCGCGGCACGCAACCCCTGACTCAGCCGATCCCCGTCGAACCCAATTCGCCCCCGCAGGTCATCCAGCAGGGAAAACCGGTTCTCCGGCATGAAGCGGGAGAGCCCAAGGCTTTCACAAAAGCCAATATAAGGCTTCCTGGCGGAAAGTCGAGGGGAGGTTCGTCAGGGCCCGGGAATGGCTATACTTTCAGCGTGGAGCACAAACTCTCCAGCCTTCCCAGCGCAACCTACCGGGGCCAGGTCAATACCCATGATGGCAAGCCGCTCGCCGGGATGGTGCGTGTATTCTGCGGCGACTCGCCGGTCCTCAACCGCAAAATGGATGGTCAATTTCTGCTCAATCTCGTCCCCGGCCCCTACCGGATTGAAATCCGCGTGGACGGATACCAGTCGATGCAGCACCAGATCACTCTGCACGCCCAGCAGGGCATATCACACCAGTTCGTCATGAATCCGCAATGGCGGCCAGATGCACGGGCTCCAGGCGACCAGCCTGAGGAAAACTAGGCAGTCACTCAGGACTGGTCGAACCATTCGGCAATCTCGCGGTTTTTTGACACCGGATAGGTATGTGACAGGCCCTGCAGCTCACGGTAGGTAACCGGACATCCGGCCGCCTTCAGCCGCTGCTCGGCGAGCCTCGCCGTTTGCACTGGGAACAGAAAATCAGATGTCCCATGGATTACATGGACGGGGAGTTTCTGCGCGGCGGTTTCAACCGGTACCCAGGGCTTCAGGACCCCTGACACACAGCTAACTCCAGTGAACAGGTTAGGATTGGCGAACCCCAGTTCGTAAGCCGCACTCCCCCCGTCGGAAAGCCCCGTCACCAGCACCTTGCCGGGATCAATGTATTCCTCAGCCATGAGCCGCCGCATTTCGGCAAGGATCAGCGGGAAATCGGTTTTTTCATCCCAGGTCGCACCACGGGATTTGGGCGCAAGCCCGTACCAGCACCAGGTGTGCAGTGTCCGCAGCCAGAGCGAAAGGAACTCCCCGGAGCCGCCAAAGGCGCCATGAAGCAGGACAGCCAGCGGCCGCCGACCAGTGGGTATGCGCCCGCTCGGCCGGAAGAGGAGCCCATGCCCGACAATGCTGCCATCCGAGACAAATTCACGCCGGATAATGTCTGCCTTCGGCAGAGGCTCGGTGAACCCTTCCGGCGGGGATACTTCAAGAAAAAACCGCTCCAGTTCGCTCACCACACTGCGATAGGGGAAAAGCGCGACCATGGCATCTCCCGCCGCATGAAAACCCGCCAGCAGCGAGGCGGGGTTGGCCGGATTGAACGGCCCGCTCAGGGTTTGGCAGCCTGCCGCCATGGACTTTACCGATTTCAGCCACGTTCCCAGATGCTCGTCCAGCCCTGCCCGCAGTTCGAGACGCGCTTCCACACCGCGAAGTTTCGGGAGATGGATCTCCCGGAGCCTCTTTTGCATCAGCGGAATTGTCCTGAGATCAATCTGCTCCATTGCCGCGTGCAGTTCGGCCAGGTACGCAAGCAGGTCACGCGCCACCTCCCTGAGCAGCGGCGTGTCTTCCCGGTCAATCACGATATCCGTCATCTATTCATGTCCCGGCATGATCACCCAGAGCCGTCATTTGAGCCGCCGCCGGCCGGTGGATTCCCGGCCAGGCATGACCTCGAACCGTTCGGGATGAAAAGCCTCGATCCCCTTGAATGCGAGGCGCAGCCCCGCTGCCGCTTCCAGTTCCTCCACGCCCGGCAAATCAGCGCCCGTCAGGCGATCCACAACCGCCGGATGGGCATGAACCACCACATTCGGCCCGAGGCCCTTGGCCGCCGAGCGGCGGACCTGCCGGAGAATATCCCGCGCCACCGTGAGCGGCGAGATCGTGCGCCCCGTCCCTTCACAGCAGGAACACACGTCTTCAAGTTGTGCGGTCAGGCTGTCACGCACCCGCTTTCGGGTCATCTCGACAAGACCCAGTTCCGATATCCGGGTAATCGTACAGCGGGCCCGGTCGGCCGCAAGCGCATCGGACAGTTCCTTCCGGACCCGCTCGCGGTTTTCAGTCTTCTGCATGTCAATGAAATCAATGACGATAATTCCGCCCAGATTGCGGAGCCGGAGCTGACGGGCTATTTCCCGGGCCGCCTCCAGGTTGGTGCGGGTGATCGTCTCCTCGAAATCACGTTTTCCCGTATGCTTGCCGGTATTCACGTCAATGGCGGTCATCGCCTCTCCCGAATCGATCACGAGATACCCGCCTGACCGCAGCCAGACGCGGCGCGCCAGCGCCAAGCGGATATCGTCGTCCAGGCCGAAGCGGTCAGCAGCCGGCTCCAGCCCCCGGTGCAGTTCCATGACCGGAAGCAATGCCGGTTTCAGGCGGCCGACCAGTTCTTTCATCGAGAGCATCAGGGGTTCCGAATCGCATATCACCGCTGCAATTCCCGGTTCGATGAAGTCGCGGACGATCCGGAGCGCCAGTTCCGGGGGCCGGTATATGACAGCAGGAACCGGCCCCGACTGGCTGCGCTGTTCGATGCTTCTCCACTCGGCGGAAAGCTCGGCCACGTCAGCCGCAATGGCCGCCGGGTCCGCTTCATGGGCGGCTGTGCGGGCGATCAGACCGGATCCCTCCGGTGCAAGTGCCGCCAGGGTTTCCTTGAGCCGCGAACGATCGTCATCGCCATTGACCCGGTGAGAAACACCGAACACCGGACGTCCGGGGAACAGCACAACGTACCGGCCCGCCAGAGCGATCCGCGTCGACACCTTGGCTCCCTTGGCAGGACCCGGTTCCTTTTCCACCTGCACCAGTATTTCGCAGCCCGGCCGGACGATATCTTCAATGAGGCGCTGCTGGCCGCGTGGCCCCTCGGGCTGGGCATCGCCCGCGAACAGGTACGCCGGGCGCTCCACCCCGATATCGACAAAGGCCGCCTGCATGCCAGGCAGAACCCGGACTACCCGTCCACGGTAGATATTGCCGGTAAGACCTGCGTCCTGGGGACGTTCAGTGTGGTACTCGGCCAGACGGCCGTCTTCGATCACGGCAACCCGGGTTTCAAGCCGGTCATGGCTGATCACCAGTTCGCGCTTCATCAGCCAGTATCACCCCGAATGGCCATACAGACGCAACGGTAGCTTCCGAAAGGCCGGAAGGGTAACGGGAACCGGACGAGAGCAGATTTCAGTTCAGGATATAGCGGAACGGATCGACCGGAATGTCGTTCACACGGACTTCATAGTGAAGATGAGGCCCGGTGGAACGGCCGGTACTACCCACTGCACCGATATTCTGGCCACGAATGACCTTTTCGCCCACCTTCACGAGGGTTTCGGACATATGGGCGTAAATCGTTGTCAGGCCGTAACCGTGATCAATAGTAATGGAGAGGCCGTAAGCGTCCCGCATGCCGGAACGGATCACCGTCCCGGAAGCAGGTGCCGTAATGACGGTCCCCTGCGCTGAAGAGATATCCAGACCTTCATGGAGCCGCCGCTCGCCGGTAAACGGATCAATCCGGTAACCAAAGGTCGACGTCACCCACCCACGCACAGGCCAGATTGTTGGCGTCGCCAGGATCTGCATCTCCTGGCTCTTGAAGTAGTCGAGGAGGACCTCGAATCCCATTTCGGCACGAACGCTACGGCTGCTGTAGGAGGCAAGGTCGGCATCAATACGCTGCAACCGGGCCGCGTCTTCTGGCCGGAAAGTAGAGTATAGCTGCGCTTCGCCCGCTACCCGCGGCCCGCCTGTGCCGCTCTCCGGCTGGCGGGGAGCAGGGTCGATACCGACAATCCGGCGGATCCGGCTTTCCAGTTGCCCGGCCCGGTCAATCTGACGGTCGAGCGTGGCCAGCCGGGCT from Deltaproteobacteria bacterium harbors:
- a CDS encoding Rne/Rng family ribonuclease; the protein is MKRELVISHDRLETRVAVIEDGRLAEYHTERPQDAGLTGNIYRGRVVRVLPGMQAAFVDIGVERPAYLFAGDAQPEGPRGQQRLIEDIVRPGCEILVQVEKEPGPAKGAKVSTRIALAGRYVVLFPGRPVFGVSHRVNGDDDRSRLKETLAALAPEGSGLIARTAAHEADPAAIAADVAELSAEWRSIEQRSQSGPVPAVIYRPPELALRIVRDFIEPGIAAVICDSEPLMLSMKELVGRLKPALLPVMELHRGLEPAADRFGLDDDIRLALARRVWLRSGGYLVIDSGEAMTAIDVNTGKHTGKRDFEETITRTNLEAAREIARQLRLRNLGGIIVIDFIDMQKTENRERVRKELSDALAADRARCTITRISELGLVEMTRKRVRDSLTAQLEDVCSCCEGTGRTISPLTVARDILRQVRRSAAKGLGPNVVVHAHPAVVDRLTGADLPGVEELEAAAGLRLAFKGIEAFHPERFEVMPGRESTGRRRLK
- a CDS encoding M23 family metallopeptidase — translated: MDTKPKRSYTVVLVGEREVRRVTVPAWLLSGRIIALAAITAILGIGHYLYSFQQAVQVDGLMSENSELRAQVAAVEARLATLDRQIDRAGQLESRIRRIVGIDPAPRQPESGTGGPRVAGEAQLYSTFRPEDAARLQRIDADLASYSSRSVRAEMGFEVLLDYFKSQEMQILATPTIWPVRGWVTSTFGYRIDPFTGERRLHEGLDISSAQGTVITAPASGTVIRSGMRDAYGLSITIDHGYGLTTIYAHMSETLVKVGEKVIRGQNIGAVGSTGRSTGPHLHYEVRVNDIPVDPFRYILN
- a CDS encoding carboxypeptidase regulatory-like domain-containing protein; protein product: MEHKLSSLPSATYRGQVNTHDGKPLAGMVRVFCGDSPVLNRKMDGQFLLNLVPGPYRIEIRVDGYQSMQHQITLHAQQGISHQFVMNPQWRPDARAPGDQPEEN